A single region of the Lactobacillus xylocopicola genome encodes:
- the thiD gene encoding bifunctional hydroxymethylpyrimidine kinase/phosphomethylpyrimidine kinase → MNDQVNSFPQVLTIAGTDSGGGAGIMADLKTFQMQRVFGTAVVVAVTAQNTLGVQDSYLMPLDMVDEQFAALAADFKIRACKTGMLGDANHVHQVALNLQKYNFGPVTVDPVMVAKGGAPLLEPAAVATVKEELLPLANLVTPNLPEAEVLTGLRAESEAQYPDLAHSLQELGAQNVLIKGGHASHNTVRDYALLSNGSSFWVSSPRKQTERTHGTGDTLAAAITAQLALGHNLQDAIESAKKYVSRTIEQTIQVGHGHGPLNHWAK, encoded by the coding sequence ATGAATGACCAAGTCAATTCGTTTCCCCAAGTGCTTACTATTGCTGGCACTGATTCCGGTGGCGGTGCCGGCATCATGGCAGATCTTAAAACCTTTCAGATGCAGCGGGTCTTTGGCACCGCAGTGGTCGTCGCTGTGACCGCTCAGAATACACTAGGCGTGCAGGACTCTTACTTAATGCCACTCGACATGGTGGATGAACAGTTTGCTGCTTTAGCCGCTGACTTTAAGATTCGCGCGTGCAAGACCGGCATGCTGGGCGATGCTAATCATGTCCACCAAGTTGCCCTCAACCTGCAAAAATATAATTTTGGACCCGTGACCGTTGACCCAGTGATGGTAGCCAAGGGCGGCGCGCCATTATTGGAACCAGCTGCAGTAGCCACGGTCAAGGAAGAACTGCTACCGCTGGCCAACCTAGTGACACCTAATCTACCCGAAGCAGAGGTTCTAACGGGACTTAGAGCCGAAAGTGAGGCCCAGTATCCTGATCTAGCCCACAGCCTGCAAGAACTGGGCGCCCAAAACGTCTTAATTAAAGGTGGTCACGCTAGTCATAACACTGTTCGGGATTATGCCCTGCTTAGCAATGGCTCAAGCTTTTGGGTCAGCAGTCCGCGCAAGCAAACAGAACGCACACATGGGACCGGTGATACCCTAGCAGCGGCAATTACTGCTCAGCTAGCTCTGGGTCACAATCTACAAGATGCAATCGAAAGCGCCAAGAAATACGTCAGCCGGACAATTGAGCAAACTATCCAGGTTGGACACGGGCATGGACCACTCAACCACTGGGCCAAGTAA
- the thiM gene encoding hydroxyethylthiazole kinase, which yields MQIDMLNKVRGQNPVVLNVANFVTVQDVANALNAIGASPIMSKEVAEAEEMVKMAGSVTINLGTLTKEQVIQMRTIGTLANQFHKPVVLDPVAVGAVHYRLETALDLLASFPVSIIRGNAGEIAALGGFDWRAHGIDAGTGSGNLDQITKQTATKFHCVVIASGATDTISDGKTVAHIYNGTSLFQAHVGSGDMLSSIVAAFAAVCDDPYAAAQAATLIFAATGEKLALDQPALGPGTFGSHLMDYLNKLQTTDFDQIARFD from the coding sequence ATGCAGATAGATATGCTTAATAAGGTACGCGGACAAAATCCCGTAGTTTTAAACGTGGCCAATTTCGTTACCGTTCAAGACGTCGCCAACGCCCTAAATGCAATTGGGGCATCCCCCATCATGAGTAAAGAAGTCGCTGAAGCCGAGGAAATGGTCAAGATGGCCGGTAGTGTGACCATCAACTTGGGTACACTAACTAAAGAACAGGTTATCCAAATGCGCACTATTGGGACCTTGGCCAACCAGTTCCACAAGCCCGTGGTGCTTGATCCCGTTGCTGTTGGTGCTGTTCACTACCGTTTAGAAACTGCCCTGGACCTACTAGCATCATTTCCCGTCAGCATTATTCGCGGCAATGCAGGCGAAATCGCTGCTCTTGGGGGCTTTGACTGGAGGGCCCACGGAATCGATGCAGGAACCGGTTCTGGCAACCTGGACCAAATTACTAAGCAAACGGCGACTAAGTTCCACTGTGTGGTCATTGCCAGTGGGGCCACTGATACAATCAGTGACGGTAAAACAGTTGCACACATCTATAATGGCACTTCGCTCTTTCAAGCTCATGTTGGTTCCGGGGATATGCTGTCCAGTATTGTCGCAGCCTTTGCGGCCGTCTGTGACGACCCCTATGCAGCAGCACAAGCGGCCACATTAATTTTTGCCGCTACCGGCGAAAAATTGGCCCTAGATCAACCAGCTCTGGGTCCTGGAACTTTTGGAAGTCATTTGATGGACTACCTAAATAAGCTTCAAACCACTGACTTTGACCAAATCGCACGTTTTGATTAA
- a CDS encoding beta-glucoside-specific PTS transporter subunit IIABC, with product MAYEELSKQILENVGGEQNIKTAWHCATRLRFILKDESKANKAAIEALDGVVTVVQAGGQYQVVIGNNVGEVYDALVAQVPRLGSGDEAETVAGDKKKLTAKGAFDAFVSFISGSFTPFLGAMAGAGILKGLLSLFVVLHWMTPNTGAYQVWYAAADGIFYFLPIVLAFTAAKQLKVNQFVTVSIAAALVYPTMVALTSAKTAINFFGIPIIPTTYTSTVIPILLVVFLQKYLEPLFNKLWHESVRNILTPLCVLMILVPLTFIVVGPISTTISNALANLVLFLYKNTRIISGFVLGGFWEVFVIFGVHWAFVPVMMNNVTKWGYDPLVPILLPAVLAQAGAAFAVFLKTKDEKMKGLAGSNTITSIFGITEPTVYGITLKMKKPFYCATIAGGIGGAIVAASGVHANAVSLVSILTIPTFISKGFGISLIGDVVAFVLATIFTLLWGGINDQPQTAAVAAAAPQTKTSGQAKATLQTRAETLVSPLTGQVIPLTDIKDEVFSSGAMGKGVAIEPSVGEIVAPADATVQMVFPTGHAIGLLTDNGAELLIHIGMDTVQMDGKGFETLVKKDDQVKAGQPLVKFNIKEIKAAGLKTTTPIVVTNSKNYHEVNVMAKNEVKQNELLLDLE from the coding sequence ATGGCTTACGAAGAATTAAGCAAGCAAATTTTGGAAAATGTTGGGGGAGAACAAAATATTAAGACCGCCTGGCATTGTGCAACTAGACTTAGATTTATTTTAAAAGACGAAAGTAAAGCTAATAAGGCAGCTATTGAGGCCTTGGATGGTGTCGTTACGGTGGTGCAGGCCGGTGGACAATACCAAGTTGTAATTGGCAACAACGTAGGCGAGGTTTACGATGCGCTGGTCGCCCAGGTGCCACGGCTTGGTTCCGGTGATGAAGCAGAAACTGTTGCCGGAGATAAAAAGAAATTAACTGCTAAAGGAGCCTTTGATGCTTTTGTTAGTTTTATTTCAGGATCATTTACGCCATTTTTAGGTGCAATGGCCGGTGCCGGTATCTTAAAGGGCTTACTTTCACTGTTTGTCGTTCTACATTGGATGACGCCAAATACTGGTGCTTACCAGGTTTGGTACGCAGCCGCTGACGGCATTTTCTACTTCCTGCCAATTGTTTTAGCATTTACTGCCGCAAAGCAGTTGAAGGTCAACCAGTTTGTTACGGTTTCAATCGCTGCGGCGCTAGTATATCCAACAATGGTTGCACTTACTTCCGCCAAAACCGCCATTAACTTTTTTGGGATTCCAATTATTCCAACCACTTATACCAGTACGGTAATTCCCATCTTGTTGGTTGTTTTCTTACAAAAATATTTGGAACCACTATTTAACAAGCTTTGGCATGAATCGGTGCGCAATATTTTGACCCCACTCTGCGTATTAATGATTTTAGTGCCCTTGACTTTTATCGTGGTAGGACCGATTAGTACCACCATTAGTAATGCCCTAGCCAACCTGGTGCTCTTCTTATACAAGAATACCAGAATTATCTCCGGTTTCGTTTTAGGCGGTTTCTGGGAAGTCTTCGTGATTTTTGGGGTCCACTGGGCGTTTGTACCAGTCATGATGAACAATGTGACTAAATGGGGTTATGACCCGTTAGTACCAATTCTGTTACCTGCTGTTTTAGCCCAAGCTGGTGCTGCCTTCGCCGTCTTTTTAAAGACTAAAGATGAAAAAATGAAGGGTTTAGCAGGTTCAAATACCATTACCTCAATTTTCGGAATTACCGAACCAACTGTTTACGGCATCACTTTAAAAATGAAAAAGCCTTTCTACTGCGCAACGATTGCGGGCGGGATTGGCGGTGCGATTGTAGCCGCTTCTGGTGTTCATGCTAATGCAGTTAGTTTGGTCAGCATTTTAACGATTCCAACCTTTATTAGTAAAGGTTTTGGTATCTCTTTAATCGGTGACGTTGTAGCCTTTGTTTTGGCCACCATTTTCACTTTGCTATGGGGCGGCATTAACGATCAGCCTCAAACAGCAGCTGTTGCTGCCGCAGCACCACAAACAAAAACTAGTGGACAAGCAAAAGCAACGCTACAAACTAGAGCAGAAACTTTAGTAAGTCCCTTAACTGGCCAGGTTATTCCGTTAACAGATATTAAAGATGAAGTCTTTTCTTCTGGTGCGATGGGTAAGGGTGTTGCGATTGAACCTAGTGTAGGTGAAATTGTGGCACCAGCTGATGCCACAGTTCAAATGGTCTTTCCAACCGGCCATGCAATTGGCTTATTAACCGATAATGGTGCCGAACTTTTAATTCACATTGGCATGGATACCGTTCAAATGGATGGCAAAGGCTTCGAAACGCTGGTGAAGAAAGATGACCAGGTTAAGGCTGGCCAACCACTGGTTAAATTTAACATCAAAGAAATTAAAGCAGCTGGCTTAAAAACAACCACTCCAATTGTCGTCACTAATAGCAAAAATTATCATGAAGTTAACGTAATGGCTAAAAATGAAGTTAAGCAAAACGAGCTATTGTTAGATTTGGAATAA